ATAGGAAAAATGTTTGGCCATAAATAAAACTCCGGATCATTATCAGGACCATTAGAGTAAAATCTACAATTATAGTGGTAAATAAAGATGAATACGTATGAAATCAAAACACCTACCTTTAGGTACAGAAAGGATTTTGATATTGATGATTCTTTGGTTTTTAAACTAAAATTATTAGTTTAGTTTAAAATTGGAAATCATGGTTAAAGGGGTTGGTTTAAGATTGTTTGTCGGGTATTTCATGTCAGCCCCTTTGTTGGGCAATTTTTCATGTACTCAAAAAGGAAAGGATATTCAAGAGATAGGAAGTCTTCCTGAATCAAAAACAATAAGTCTGACCCTTATAGATTCTATTCAAATTCCATTTTTAGGCAATCCAATGGTTCAGGATATTTCACCCAGTCAGCAGCGTGTAGTATTTATGGACCAAAAGGTGTTCACAGAGGATATTTTTATAGCGGATTTTGAGGGGAATATTTTATCTACTTTTTCCAAACTCGGAGACATGCCGGATAATCATGGAGGAATCCGCTCGCCTGTTTTTATTTCTGGCGAGGACAGCATATTGATTTATGGCAATCGAGGCTATCTAAGTTTTGATATGGAAGGCAAGATGCTTTCTTTGGTTAAACCTCAGGAATTTACCGGTTACAGCTTTGCTTCATTTGGCATGGGCCGAAATTTCGAAAAGTATAAGAATAAATTACTCTATTTCGATCAAGGCTCAAGAAAAGAAGATTATACCCAAATCAGCCTTTATGATGAATTGCAGGTGCTTAATTGGCATCATCCCAAAACCGGCAAGAAAATCCCTTTCAATCCATTGCCTGAAAGCAGCATTTTTAAATCGGGAAAGTATTTTTTCAGACAAGCTTGGTTTCCTGCCTTTTCCATAGGAGATAACCTGATTTATGTGGTTTATGGTATAGAGCCGATAATCTATGCCTTTGATGTTGAGGAGCCCCATGAACTCAAAAAAAGCATTCCTTTGAATCTGAATGATTATGAATTGTTTCCTGGATTGGGGGAATATACTGACGATTTCAGGAAATTAGGATTGGGATTTGAATGGGGGAAAATAGAAAATATCAAAAGAATAGGAGATTACTTTGTTCTTGCCTACTTCCCGGGATATGATGCTACAGACAGAGAATTGCAATGGGAAAATAAAACTCCTGAGGAAGCGATTGCTTTTAGAGAAAGTATACCGAAAAAATATCCCAAGAGAATTCAAGTGACAGACTTGGAAGGAAATCGACTTCTTGACTTTGCCCCTTATCACTACCATCCCGAAACGATGTTGCTAAGAGAAGGTCAATTATGGGTGATGGCCAAACCCAACCCTGATGTTGAGGAAGATTTTTTTAAGGTTTATAGGTTAGTATTAGAATAAAAAACTTCTCTGTAATTCTTGGTAGTAGGTATTGAAATATTTGAAATAAGGTAGAAATATGGTTTAAATAAGATTGAAATATTTTGCCTCATTACAAAGTCAAATATTTCCTTCAAATCCCTTTTAATACTATCCATAAATATCATTCTTCAAATATCCATAAGTATCGCTTAAGGCATATTTCAAATTATATCGCCGAAGGCATATATCCATATATATCGCTGAGCATATTTCAATCATTTTTCTTTTCAATACCTCATCACCAATATCAACTAATATCGCAAAGCATAGATCCATCAATATCTCCAAAAGCATACCCGGCCGCCGTAGGAGGGTATCCATTTATATCACGAAGTAAATATCACAAAGTATATATCATTTAGAACCCCTTTCCACCTCCCTCAAATTCTCCATCTTCTTATTCCGTAAAAATCCATTGATGTCCTCAAAGTGTTCCTTGACACGCTTGTTGCCAAATTCAAATACCTTGGTCACCAATCCATCCAAGAAGTCCCTATCGTGGGAAACCACAATCAGGGTTCCGTCAAAGGCTTTTAGCGCATCCTTGATGATATCTTTGGTGCGCATGTCCAAGTGATTAGTGGGTTCATCGAGGATCAAGAGGTTTACAGGTTCCAGCAAAAGTTTCACCATGGCCAAGCGGGTTTTTTCTCCGCCGGATAGGACTTTGACTTTTTTGTTGATATCATCACCTTTGAACATAAAGGCACCCAAGAGGTCCTTGATTTTGGTTCTGATCTCGCCTACGGCAATCTGATCTATGGTTTCGAAGATAGTCAGGGTCTCATCCAGCAGTGAAGCTTGGTTTTGGGCAAAGTAGCCAACCATGGCATTGTGTCCCAACTCACATTTCCCTTCAAATTCGATTTCACCCATAATGGCCTTGATCATGGTGGATTTTCCTTCTCCGTTTTTCCCTACAAAAGCTAGCTTCTGACCACTTTCAATGATCATGCTGGCATCTTTGAATACCACATGGTCTCCATAGGATTTGGTAAGGTCTTCCACGATCACGGGATATTTTCCGGATCTGGGAGAAGGTGGAAAACGTAGTTTCAATGCCGAAGTATCCACCTCGTCCACTTCGATGATTTCCATTTTTTCGAGCATCTTTACCCTAGATTGTACCTGTAGGGTTTTGGAATAAGTTCCTTTGAAACGGTCTATGAACTCTTGAATATCCGCTATCGTACGCTGTTGCTCTTCGTAATGCTTCTGCTGCTGCTCGCGGCGTTCTTTTCTGAGTTCAAGGTAATGGCTGTATTTGGCTTTGTAATCATAGATTCTACCCATAGTAACCTCAATGGTCCGGTTGGTGATGTTGTCCACAAAAGCCCTATCGTGGGAGATGACCACGACAGCCTTGGCTTTTTCCATCAGGAATTCTTCCAGCCATTGTATGGATTCAATATCAAGGTGATTGGTAGGTTCATCCAAGAGGATCAGGTCAGGTTTTTGAAGCAGGATCTTGGCGAGTTCAATCCGCATCCTCCAGCCCCCTGAGAATTCGGTAGTGGGTCTATGAAAGTCCGCTCTCAGGAATCCCAAGCCCAACAATACTTTTTCCACTTCAGCTTCATA
This window of the Aquiflexum balticum DSM 16537 genome carries:
- a CDS encoding ABC-F family ATP-binding cassette domain-containing protein, translated to MISVDNISVMHGGQALFSNVSFSINENDKIALMGKNGAGKSTMLKIIAGATKATTGGVSAPKDAIIAYLPQHLLTADDCSVFDETAKAFASYLDMKTEIERLNEELTVRTDYDSEDYYKIIEQVSELSEKFYAIEEVNYEAEVEKVLLGLGFLRADFHRPTTEFSGGWRMRIELAKILLQKPDLILLDEPTNHLDIESIQWLEEFLMEKAKAVVVISHDRAFVDNITNRTIEVTMGRIYDYKAKYSHYLELRKERREQQQKHYEEQQRTIADIQEFIDRFKGTYSKTLQVQSRVKMLEKMEIIEVDEVDTSALKLRFPPSPRSGKYPVIVEDLTKSYGDHVVFKDASMIIESGQKLAFVGKNGEGKSTMIKAIMGEIEFEGKCELGHNAMVGYFAQNQASLLDETLTIFETIDQIAVGEIRTKIKDLLGAFMFKGDDINKKVKVLSGGEKTRLAMVKLLLEPVNLLILDEPTNHLDMRTKDIIKDALKAFDGTLIVVSHDRDFLDGLVTKVFEFGNKRVKEHFEDINGFLRNKKMENLREVERGSK